A section of the Parasteatoda tepidariorum isolate YZ-2023 chromosome 6, CAS_Ptep_4.0, whole genome shotgun sequence genome encodes:
- the LOC107438899 gene encoding uncharacterized protein → MEYMLKQIEPGNDNPIIIPLHQNEVIIGRRKNADLRNYQQVSRQHAAIHRIQGIYYIRDLSTYNNLYVNRTSVGKDMRRLEVGDLIAFGTPSPQNGSGGFLCMFCMRMRVKKEPESDDDDVMIIENVKEEIMETVPPVPSSEPVIAEVYSVGENSNQSLEIISASLEPSRVNENSSQSLGDCKTSGKPLVKEKESFTIESSTPVEHFESVEQKRILSFQNRSEVATDTLNGMEVCEMSERNSRIVDELRERNGEKVKLRNQKENSQDCVILEERKGGDKVAVEEKANDKVKVKENNQEIGPINITGSVENSLSASSISVQYSNSVTGSNIQVFSGKTDPPKLFTIAKDIKTELRDEEKIPTLLNSLENGFLSPRSNFLKTTLGIQKETLTSNSPVPCSSKPHQINFVEQNYFKLRDQISVPNGSEGKIEREKINKNSRIEDDLHSKETFTLAGLNYSRSLASNISLSNLERLSTFAESFAIGHCGNNLISNVNQSRLMNPISNVIKKSINERISNSSKREFIKEPSFCSLDNQSQLSRIQNKSGLTAQSFLTECFENNLFGNSSQSRLIKPFNDIIMKVVDNVASNLSKKEFVKENKNELFRMKNESRNLECSLTEQANFSADSCLPNVPENRFSSRPSCDMKEKCYSDYSRTAYSLERKHSFSEEPNSGSASQSLENKQCYLPEYIYNDCSSEKHNFDIPCPRNRCFSSESKSENRFSDAVSDTSCPPNDRHTSFESNNRLNSLRMSRIPVFSTLPDSLLETKNSTSCLDKPRPVSYFSKLTECSFESNNMHRFLETAHLNFPRDSGSRQLPLELNNGHTDAEKPFSIIPDLPDNYRFPFEETYENISSGNLTRLVVESICDVDILEDCRVLLERCDSEHFCLPPDVRWTNKVIDIKLLKKRRETSQKQNTNGAPRFRSHTLKPIRNKLSSSDVDQKSLKKKKFESIKIISDSETFYSTDPLSSESGEKYSSDENEENCSELLYPSHIKSQQKIKKTAELHENTYEPSPSTFEDDKVSKSSINFSSHQLRETNGVVKISEMASDKPNIGFHITEESDSNKNQYFPCIKQHLNVKSMNKDQIPRQKTSNLQIQTTALKRLKTCIETEENVEGKKKIRKALLTEPKPMEKRPKYARGREEWFEERISESPLVSSTPVEETPKPPKKHVNPPSSLIKSKNSNCASRMIAERSLIGFRIPKRSKDDSKEAQSSVKQKKTTKVPRRSEKCSSRMGFLTDVLKVKPVSRSNVVNKHPVEEVEKSNSREKKQTHEHRAKRGLEILSTICSGGKAAEKCGPSETLRHSTVKKVRFSDTEKTYFERSTPRVRPSISLKRRNVAVIEPFVARKEMDECQIHLSQCFPIVKMLIKWNPKWLKEQKERTKPPPLVPDISNASLCFENYDTYFSQMQSLIILNAWDSLYENSKHLFPDMSWKSFHCIIKSQVEKHGMVEIKCEAAVGGNVSYFPSNGDVILLNTENEERTIEHFLFGFITFHKPVTLKEVSSASEWHAIPQTWLDSAKFHIFTAYIKKRKTLCSPSLLLANGVCNIQLKLHAMEYLFKFQFAPLVKSFLQPKKLYLKSDFTPLRRTKESFIQTMCTEITENNEPKIFLVQGTVATGKTCVVLELIEKLLYNSLSKVFVCTPSHSAADEIGLKLVDLVERSTWRGKPVKLVRLGTASKINPKMQHYHLDVLAEKSSRSRKRKELALDERIKNLEHCIEIELVRNCGGKLKDLTDQLTETKTQLRQMTEFAKNWKLKVLEESDVIISTVIDFREYNTNIPSNPFFQTTACCIVDDACQCSEPELLHCLTCGVGNLVLVGDSKQYVTGVSRTSLTSRSHQSLFDRLYAVYTELPHSPMLILKEQHRMHSEICRFPSYYFYKNKLKSHSEVDEKLRLFPLKPYVVMDITPNGDVKKKVLFEMARFLTETAPGATIGVITRETDVAIHREALSRYDDVEVDSVQGFQGREKDVIIVSVTNNSHLDDFVTNEDSLCTSLTRSRKTLIIYGHISSLKNVKHWNSLLKNAKIRGVYVSVASLGEKDVTKTLIEFIIKPF, encoded by the coding sequence ATGGAGTATATGTTGAAGCAAATCGAACCAGGCAATGATAACCCCATAATAATTCCGCTTCACCAAAATGAAGTGATTATTGGAAGACGGAAGAATGCCGACTTGAGAAACTATCAACAAGTATCGAGACAGCACGCGGCCATCCACAGAATTCAAGGAATATATTATATTCGAGATCTCAGTACTTATAACAACCTCTATGTCAACAGAACCAGTGTTGGTAAAGACATGCGCCGATTAGAAGTGGGAGATCTTATTGCCTTCGGGACGCCATCTCCTCAGAATGGAAGTGGTGGTTTTTTATGCATGTTCTGTATGCGTATGCGTGTAAAAAAAGAACCGGAATCTGATGACGATGATGTAATGATTatagaaaatgtaaaagaagAGATTATGGAAACTGTTCCCCCAGTTCCTTCCAGCGAACCTGTCATTGCTGAAGTTTATTCGGTTGGCGAAAATTCTAATCAAAGCCTAGAAATAATTTCTGCCAGTTTGGAGCCTAGTcgtgtaaatgaaaattctagTCAAAGCCTTGGCGATTGTAAAACAAGTGGTAAACCAttagtgaaagaaaaagaaagtttcacTATCGAGTCGTCCACCCCAGTCGAGCATTTTGAATCGGTTGAACAAAAGAGAATACTTTCCTTTCAAAATCGAAGCGAGGTGGCGACTGACACATTAAATGGGATGGAAGTTTGCGAAATGTCTGAAAGAAACAGCCGAATCGTAGATGAATTAAGAGAAAGAAACGgagaaaaggtaaaattaagaaacCAAAAGGAAAACAGCCAAGATTGTGTCATTCTGGAAGAGAGGAAAGGAGGTGACAAAGTTGCAGTTGAAGAGAAAGCAAATGACAAGGTCAAAGTGAAAGAAAACAACCAAGAAATTGGCCCAATAAACATAACTGGATCCGTAGAGAACTCACTTTCTGCTTCGAGTATTAGCGTTCAATATTCTAACAGCGTAACAGGCAGCAATATTCAAGTTTTCTCTGGGAAAACCGATCCTCCTAAACTGTTTACAATTGCAAAAGATATCAAAACTGAGCTGAGGGATGAAGAGAAAATTCCAACTTTATTAAATAGCCTGGAGAATGGGTTTCTCTCTCCTAGATCgaactttttgaaaacaacGCTAGGAATTCAGAAGGAAACATTAACAAGTAATTCACCTGTCCCTTGTAGTTCAAAACCTCATCAGATTAATTTTGTGGAAcagaactattttaaactaagaGATCAAATAAGTGTGCCAAATGGTAGTGAGGGGAAAATAGAACGggaaaagataaacaaaaacagCCGCATAGAGGATGACTTGCATTCTAAAGAAACTTTTACATTAGCTGGCTTGAATTACAGCAGAAGTTTGGCAAGCAACATTTCATTGTCTAATCTAGAGCGATTGTCTACTTTTGCGGAAAGTTTTGCAATTGGACATTGTGGCAATAATCTCATCAGCAATGTAAATCAAAGTCGATTGATGAACCCTATTAGTAATGTAATAAAGAAATCGATTAATGAGAGAATTTCGAACAGCTCAAAAAGAGAGTTTATAAAGGAACCCAGTTTCTGCAGCTTAGATAACCAAAGCCAATTGTctagaatacaaaataaatcgGGCTTAACTGCACAAAGTTTTTTAActgaatgttttgaaaataatctcttCGGCAATTCAAGTCAAAGTCGATTGATAAAGccatttaatgatataataatgAAAGTGGTCGATAATGTCGCTTCGAATCTGTCTAAAAAAGagtttgttaaagaaaataaaaacgagttgtttagaatgaaaaatgaatCAAGAAATCTAGAATGTAGCTTGACTGAGCAGGCAAACTTTTCTGCTGACTCTTGCTTGCCAAATGTACCCGAAAACCGATTCTCATCCCGCCCATCTTGTGACATGAAAGAAAAGTGTTATTCTGATTATTCTCGGACCGCTTACTCTTTAGAAAGGAAGCACAGTTTTTCAGAAGAACCTAATTCTGGAAGTGCGTCTCAATCACtagaaaataaacaatgttaTCTTCCAGAATACATTTACAACGACTGCTCttcagaaaaacataattttgacatTCCTTGCCCTAGAAATAGATGTTTTTCATCAGAATCAAAATCTGAGAACCGCTTTTCTGATGCTGTCAGTGATACCTCATGCCCACCTAATGATCGCCACACCTCTTTTGAATCAAACAATCGACTCAACAGTTTAAGAATGTCTCGTATTCCTGTTTTTTCAACGCTACCTGATAGTCTTTTAGAGACAAAGAACTCTACCAGCTGTTTAGATAAGCCGCGTCCTGTTTCTTATTTCTCAAAGCTAACCGAGTGTTCTTTCGAATCAAACAACATGCACAGATTTTTAGAAACTGCTCATCTTAATTTCCCAAGAGATTCAGGAAGTCGACAGCTTCCTTTAGAATTAAACAACGGTCACACTGATGCAGAAAAACCTTTTTCTATCATCCCTGATTTACCAGACAATTATCGTTTTCCATTTGAAGaaacttatgaaaatatatcttcTGGGAATTTAACTAGACTCGTTGTAGAATCCATTTGTGATGTAGATATCCTTGAAGATTGTCGCGTACTCTTGGAACGCTGTGACAGTGAACACTTTTGTTTACCCCCCGATGTGAGATGGACTAACAAAGTAATAGACATAAAGCTTTTGAAGAAGAGGAGAGAGACTAGCCAAAAGCAGAACACCAATGGAGCTCCGCGTTTTAGGTCTCACACATTAAAACCAATTAGGAATAAACTTAGCAGTTCAGATGTAGatcaaaaatctttaaagaagaagaaattcgaatcgattaaaataataagtgatagtgaaacattttattctacTGATCCTCTTAGCAGTGAGAGTGGGGAAAAGTATTCATCtgatgaaaatgaagaaaactgCAGCGAACTTCTGTATCCTAGTCACATCAaatcacaacaaaaaataaaaaaaacggctgaACTTCACGAAAATACTTATGAACCAAGTCCTTCAACATTCGAAGATGATAAGGTGTCAAAATCGAGCATAAATTTTTCCTCTCATCAACTTAGGGAAACTAACGGTGTTGTGAAGATATCTGAAATGGCAAGCGATAAACCTAATATCGGCTTCCACATAACTGAAGAGAGCGattctaataaaaatcaatactttCCCTGTATAAAGCAACATCTGAATGTGAAATCAATGAATAAAGATCAAATTCCGAGACAAAAAACGAGTAATTTACAGATACAGACAACCGCTCTAAAACGATTAAAGACTTGTATTGAAACGGAAGAAAATgtagaaggaaagaaaaaaatccgaaaGGCGTTGTTGACTGAACCTAAACCCATGGAGAAAAGACCAAAATATGCGAGGGGGCGCGAAGAATGGTTCGAAGAGAGAATAAGTGAATCGCCATTGGTGTCTTCGACTCCTGTTGAAGAAACGCCAAAACCAccaaaaaaacatgtaaatccTCCTTCCTCGctgataaaaagtaaaaactcgAATTGCGCGTCAAGAATGATTGCCGAAAGATCACTTATAGGATTCAGGATTCCAAAACGTAGTAAGGATGATTCCAAAGAAGCCCAGTCTTCcgtcaaacagaaaaaaacgaCTAAAGTTCCCCGCAGGTCCGAAAAGTGCAGTTCGAGAATGGGATTTTTAACAGATGTTTTGAAGGTGAAGCCCGTATCGAGGAGCAATGTTGTGAACAAACATCCCGTAGAAGAAGTGGAGAAATCGAACTCGAGGGAGAAGAAGCAAACACATGAGCATAGAGCTAAGCGTGGTCTTGAAATTTTGTCAACCATTTGCAGTGGTGGTAAAGCGGCTGAAAAGTGTGGTCCTTCTGAAACCTTAAGACATTCGACTGTGAAGAAAGTTCGTTTTAGCGATACTGAAAAGACTTATTTCGAGAGAAGCACGCCTCGAGTGAGGCCTTCCATCAGTTTGAAGAGGAGAAATGTTGCAGTCATTGAACCCTTTGTAGCCCGGAAGGAAATGGACGAATGCCAAATACATCTCAGTCAATGTTTCCCCATTgttaaaatgttgataaaatgGAACCCGAAATGGTTGAaggaacaaaaagaaagaactaAGCCCCCTCCTCTTGTGCCTGACATATCCAATGCTTCTCTTTGTTTCGAAAATTATGATACCTACTTCTCTCAGATGCAGTCgctgattattttaaatgcctGGGATTCGTTGTATGAAAATTCCAAGCATCTGTTCCCAGACATGAGCTGGAAGAGCTTTCATTGCATCATTAAATCTCAAGTTGAAAAACATGGTATGGTGGAGATAAAGTGCGAAGCTGCTGTCGGGGGAAATGTGTCCTATTTTCCATCCAACGGCGATGTTATTCTATTAAACACTGAGAATGAAGAACGTacaattgaacattttttgttCGGATTCATTACTTTCCATAAACCTGTCACTTTAAAAGAAGTTTCGAGTGCATCTGAATGGCATGCGATTCCTCAGACTTGGCTAGACAGCgctaaatttcatatttttaccgCTTATATTAAAAAACGGAAGACACTTTGTTCGCCTTCCTTGCTACTTGCCAACGGCGTTTGTAACATACAGCTGAAATTGCACGCGATggaatatctttttaagttcCAGTTCGCACCACTAGTTAAATCTTTCTTGCAACCAAAGAAACTCTACTTGAAATCAGATTTTACACCACTAAGGAGAACCAAAGAAAGTTTCATTCAAACTATGTGTACCGAAATAACAGAAAACAATGAGCCAAAAATTTTCCTCGTGCAAGGAACAGTAGCAACAGGCAAAACATGTGTCGTATTGGAGTTAATTGAGAAGCTGTTGTATAACAGTTTGTCGAAAGTGTTTGTTTGCACTCCATCTCATTCTGCTGCAGATGAAATCGGTTTGAAACTTGTTGATTTGGTTGAGCGAAGCACTTGGCGAGGGAAACCTGTGAAATTAGTGAGACTGGGTACCGCGAGTAAAATTAATCCAAAAATGCAACATTATCACCTTGACGTACTAGCTGAAAAAAGTTCTCGCAGTCGTAAGCGCAAAGAACTTGCTCTCGATGAGCGAATTAAGAACTTAGAGCATTGTATAGAAATAGAGTTGGTAAGAAACTGTGGAGGGAAACTCAAGGATTTAACAGATCAATTAACAGAAACAAAGACACAGTTAAGGCAAATGACAGAATTCGCAAAAAATTGGAAGCTTAAAGTCCTGGAGGAGTCTGATGTGATCATTTCGACGGTCATTGATTTTCGAGAGTACAATACCAATATCCCATCCAATCCATTTTTTCAGACCACTGCATGCTGCATTGTAGATGATGCTTGCCAGTGTAGCGAGCCTGAACTTCTGCACTGCCTTACTTGCGGTGTCGGCAATTTGGTATTAGTCGGCGACTCCAAGCAGTATGTGACGGGAGTGAGTCGCACGTCGCTGACTTCTCGCAGCCATCAGTCCCTGTTCGACAGACTCTATGCCGTCTACACGGAACTTCCTCATTCTCCTATGCTTATCCTGAAAGAACAGCATCGAATGCATTCGGAAATATGCCGTTTTCCttcttattatttctacaaaaacaaacttaaatctCACTCAGAAGTGGATGAAAAGCTCCGTTTATTTCCTCTGAAACCGTACGTGGTGATGGACATTACACCGAACGGCGACGTGAAAAAAAAGGTGCTCTTTGAGATGGCTCGTTTCCTCACTGAAACTGCTCCGGGTGCAACCATCGGAGTGATAACGCGAGAAACTGATGTGGCCATTCACAGGGAAGCTTTATCTCGTTATGACGATGTCGAAGTAGACTCGGTGCAGGGCTTTCAAGGTCGAGAAAAGGATGTAATAATCGTGTCGGTGACAAACAATTCTCATCTGGACGATTTCGTGACGAACGAAGACAGCCTCTGCACGTCTCTGACTCGATCGCGCAAGACTTTGATAATTTACGGACATATCTCGAGTCTTAAAAATGTCAAACACTGGAATTCTTTGCTGAAAAATGCGAAAATTCGTGGTGTTTACGTTTCTGTAGCATCCTTAGGGGAGAAAGATGTAACGAAGACTTTAATCGAGTTTATAatcaaaccattttaa